In the genome of Acidimicrobiales bacterium, one region contains:
- a CDS encoding glucose 1-dehydrogenase yields MILDRFRLDGQVALVTGGGQGIGRAIALAFAEAGADVVVAARTAADVEVVAEEARALGRRALALPADVMDDEALDALVDRTVAELGRLDVLVNNAGGTPPRAAADTSRRFLERALQFNAVSPFLLAQRAARAMVDTTGGGAVVNISSRSSQQVVPGFAAYGTAKAALNKLTVAMAAEWAPRVRVNALSVGAVATRALDVVMADDEMRRALEVGTPMGRVGQPEDVAAAALWLASPAGSWVTGKVVEVDGGAEAAALSVPVPPFEPTPPG; encoded by the coding sequence GTGATCCTCGACCGCTTCCGCCTCGACGGGCAGGTGGCCCTCGTCACCGGGGGCGGCCAGGGCATCGGCCGGGCCATCGCCCTGGCCTTCGCCGAGGCCGGGGCCGACGTCGTGGTGGCGGCCCGCACCGCGGCCGACGTCGAGGTCGTGGCGGAGGAGGCTCGGGCCCTCGGCCGCCGGGCCCTGGCCCTGCCCGCCGACGTCATGGACGACGAGGCCCTGGACGCCCTGGTGGACCGGACCGTCGCGGAGCTGGGCCGCCTCGACGTGCTGGTCAACAACGCCGGCGGCACGCCGCCCCGGGCCGCGGCCGACACCAGTCGCCGCTTCCTGGAGCGCGCCCTGCAGTTCAACGCCGTCAGCCCGTTCCTGCTCGCCCAGCGGGCGGCCCGGGCCATGGTCGACACCACGGGCGGAGGGGCTGTGGTCAACATCTCGTCCCGGTCGAGCCAGCAGGTGGTGCCCGGCTTCGCGGCCTACGGCACGGCCAAGGCCGCCCTCAACAAGCTGACGGTGGCCATGGCTGCCGAGTGGGCGCCCCGGGTGCGGGTCAACGCCCTGTCGGTGGGGGCGGTGGCCACCCGGGCCCTCGACGTGGTCATGGCCGACGACGAGATGCGCCGGGCCCTGGAGGTGGGCACGCCCATGGGCCGGGTGGGCCAGCCCGAGGACGTGGCCGCCGCCGCCCTGTGGCTGGCCTCACCGGCCGGGTCGTGGGTCACGGGGAAGGTGGTCGAGGTGGACGGCGGGGCCGAGGCCGCAGCCCTCTCGGTCCCCGTGCCCCCGTTCGAGCCCACCCCTCCCGGCTGA
- a CDS encoding RNA methyltransferase, producing MDDPDDERLAVFMGLRDHDLRRRREAPGGDMEGVFVAEGELVAGRALAAGYRATTVLVDRARRDPLPPRLGPDVPVYRVGPAVVSRITGYQTHRGALVAFARRPLPDVAAVLAPARRVIVTEAVVNPTNMGVILRSAAALGIDALLLDPASCDPLYRRANRASMGEGFALPHTRLADLPGGLAPVRDAGFTVVALTPASDAVDLHRWADALGPDERVALVLGSEGPGLTPATEAACDVRAGIPLAPGVDSLNVGVAAGIACYVIGRPGTGQ from the coding sequence GTGGACGACCCCGACGACGAGCGGCTGGCCGTGTTCATGGGCCTGCGCGACCACGACCTGCGGCGCCGGCGGGAGGCCCCGGGCGGCGACATGGAGGGCGTGTTCGTGGCCGAGGGGGAGCTGGTGGCCGGTCGGGCCCTGGCCGCCGGCTACCGAGCCACCACTGTGCTGGTCGACCGGGCCCGCCGCGACCCGTTGCCCCCGAGGCTGGGCCCCGACGTGCCCGTCTACCGGGTCGGGCCGGCCGTGGTGTCCCGCATCACCGGCTACCAGACCCATCGGGGGGCCCTGGTGGCCTTCGCCCGCCGGCCCCTTCCGGACGTCGCCGCGGTGCTGGCCCCGGCCCGCCGGGTGATCGTCACCGAGGCCGTGGTGAACCCCACCAACATGGGCGTCATCCTGCGCAGCGCGGCGGCCCTGGGCATCGACGCCCTGCTCCTCGACCCGGCATCGTGCGACCCGCTGTACCGGCGAGCCAACCGGGCCTCCATGGGCGAGGGCTTCGCCCTGCCGCACACTCGCCTGGCCGACCTGCCCGGGGGGCTGGCCCCCGTGCGGGACGCCGGCTTCACCGTGGTGGCCCTGACCCCGGCCTCCGACGCCGTGGACCTCCACCGGTGGGCCGACGCGCTCGGCCCCGACGAACGGGTGGCCCTGGTGCTGGGATCTGAGGGGCCGGGCCTCACCCCGGCCACCGAGGCGGCCTGTGACGTGCGGGCCGGCATCCCCCTGGCCCCCGGCGTGGACTCGCTCAACGTCGGCGTGGCCGCCGGCATCGCGTGCTACGTCATCGGCCGGCCAGGGACGGGACAGTGA
- a CDS encoding alpha/beta hydrolase, producing MTETAPAPPATGRARLASEAPVPADHSHPGARRPDRHRWVDSHGLRLSVWEWGPTDAPPVLLAHGGFDFAGTFDTLAPLLVDGGWRVVSWDQRGHGDSDHATLYSWEADVRDAAAVLATLGPDPVPVVGHSKGGALVLQLAEACPHRVARLVNLDGLPSARSWPDVPEHHRTRLRAEELGGWLDRRAGTAGKARRPGTLEELAERRGRMNPRLGPDWLRYLVPVGARCDVDGWRWKIDPTMRMGGFGPWRPEWSMWRLPSLGMPVLCVLGLDLEVMGWGTLPEDVVPHLPPGGRFVGLDGVGHFVHIEQPRRVADLVLEHLS from the coding sequence GTGACCGAGACGGCCCCCGCTCCCCCCGCCACCGGACGGGCCCGCCTGGCCTCGGAGGCGCCGGTCCCCGCCGACCACTCCCACCCCGGGGCCCGCCGGCCCGACCGCCACCGCTGGGTCGACAGCCACGGGCTACGCCTCAGCGTCTGGGAGTGGGGCCCCACCGACGCCCCGCCCGTGCTCCTGGCCCACGGCGGCTTCGACTTCGCCGGCACGTTCGACACCCTCGCCCCCCTCCTGGTCGACGGGGGCTGGCGGGTCGTCTCCTGGGACCAGCGGGGCCACGGCGACTCCGACCACGCCACCCTCTACTCGTGGGAGGCCGACGTCCGCGACGCCGCCGCGGTGCTGGCCACCCTGGGCCCCGACCCGGTGCCCGTCGTCGGCCACAGCAAGGGCGGTGCCCTGGTCCTCCAGCTGGCCGAGGCCTGCCCGCACCGGGTGGCCCGCCTGGTGAACCTGGACGGCCTGCCCTCGGCCCGGAGCTGGCCCGACGTGCCCGAGCACCACCGGACCCGGCTGCGGGCCGAGGAGCTGGGAGGCTGGCTCGACCGCCGGGCCGGCACCGCGGGCAAGGCTCGGCGGCCCGGCACCCTGGAGGAGCTGGCCGAGCGCCGGGGCCGCATGAACCCCCGCCTCGGCCCCGACTGGCTGCGCTACCTGGTGCCCGTCGGGGCTCGGTGCGACGTCGACGGCTGGCGCTGGAAGATCGATCCCACCATGCGCATGGGCGGGTTCGGCCCGTGGCGCCCCGAGTGGTCGATGTGGCGCCTGCCCAGCCTGGGCATGCCGGTGCTGTGCGTGCTGGGCCTCGACCTGGAGGTGATGGGCTGGGGCACGCTGCCCGAGGACGTGGTGCCCCACCTGCCGCCCGGCGGGCGCTTCGTGGGCCTCGACGGGGTGGGCCACTTCGTCCACATCGAGCAGCCCCGCCGGGTGGCCGACCTCGTGCTGGAGCACCTGTCGTGA
- a CDS encoding alpha/beta fold hydrolase yields MTGTVTLTHNRVALALHPLRPATGPDGRPLLLLHGLGERTPDGPPAWLEAWPGPLWGLDLTGHGASSPTVGGGYTAEILMADVDQALTHLGPTTLVGRGLGAYLALLAAGARPTAVRGAVLLDGPGLAGGGPAPGSPLMIAGARLPAGPPDPYALIELSRDVRPPDYAVSFAHQAVQLSGLDTPLTVAAVVRPPWLEAVARAPGVAEGSLADALAAYAAPA; encoded by the coding sequence GTGACCGGCACCGTGACCCTCACCCACAACCGGGTGGCCCTGGCCCTCCACCCCCTGCGGCCGGCTACTGGCCCCGACGGCCGGCCCCTGCTGCTGCTCCACGGCCTGGGCGAGCGGACCCCCGACGGGCCGCCAGCGTGGCTGGAGGCGTGGCCCGGCCCGCTGTGGGGCCTGGACCTCACCGGCCACGGCGCCTCCAGCCCCACCGTGGGCGGCGGCTACACGGCCGAGATCCTCATGGCCGACGTGGACCAGGCGCTGACCCACCTCGGGCCCACCACGCTGGTGGGCCGGGGCCTGGGCGCCTACCTGGCCCTGCTGGCCGCCGGGGCCCGACCCACCGCGGTCCGGGGCGCCGTCCTGCTCGACGGGCCGGGCCTGGCCGGCGGGGGGCCGGCGCCGGGCTCCCCGCTGATGATCGCCGGGGCCCGCCTCCCGGCCGGCCCGCCCGACCCCTACGCCCTGATCGAGCTCAGCCGCGACGTCCGGCCCCCCGACTACGCCGTCTCCTTCGCCCACCAGGCCGTCCAGCTCTCGGGCCTGGACACCCCGCTCACCGTGGCCGCCGTGGTCCGCCCCCCGTGGCTGGAAGCGGTGGCCCGCGCCCCGGGCGTGGCCGAGGGCTCGCTGGCCGACGCCCTGGCCGCCTACGCCGCCCCGGCCTGA
- a CDS encoding GGDEF domain-containing protein, with translation MTTGDLPSPAGRGIGAERAWARLSLVLASSPDLVALALRGEDRILCNAACARTLGLGPDATTDLTGLVGRLAPWARHRALTELLPAVEATGTWEGELAVHDVEGDVVALSVVVVALRDDGGAIDTVAAIARDVSDRAAFEDELEHRATHDALTSLPNRTLLLDRLRVAVGRAGRGRTLAALLFLDLDGFKAVNDGLGHAAGDELLARVARRIDGAVRPGDTVARLGGDEFAVLCEDLAGRDEAVAVARRIEEAVAGPLRIEGTELRMTVSVGVATSDGTREAEALVRDADAAMYRAKARGRSRAPMGSD, from the coding sequence ATGACGACAGGTGACCTCCCGAGCCCGGCGGGCCGCGGGATCGGGGCCGAGCGGGCGTGGGCCCGCCTGTCGCTGGTGCTGGCGTCCTCGCCCGACCTGGTGGCCCTGGCCCTCCGGGGCGAGGACCGGATCCTCTGCAACGCGGCCTGCGCCCGCACCCTCGGCCTCGGCCCCGACGCCACCACCGACCTCACCGGGCTGGTCGGCCGGCTGGCGCCGTGGGCTCGCCACCGGGCCCTCACCGAGCTGCTGCCCGCGGTGGAGGCCACCGGCACGTGGGAGGGCGAGCTGGCCGTGCACGACGTCGAGGGCGACGTGGTCGCCCTGTCGGTGGTGGTCGTCGCCCTCCGCGACGACGGCGGCGCCATCGACACCGTGGCCGCCATCGCCCGCGACGTCAGTGATCGTGCCGCCTTCGAGGACGAGCTGGAGCACCGGGCCACCCACGACGCCCTCACCTCGCTCCCCAACCGCACGCTGCTCCTCGACCGGCTCCGGGTGGCGGTGGGCCGGGCCGGACGGGGCCGGACCCTGGCCGCCCTGCTGTTCCTGGACCTGGACGGCTTCAAGGCCGTGAACGACGGCCTGGGCCACGCCGCCGGCGACGAGCTGCTGGCCCGCGTGGCCCGGCGCATCGACGGCGCCGTGCGACCCGGCGACACCGTGGCCCGGCTGGGCGGTGACGAGTTCGCGGTGCTGTGCGAGGACCTGGCCGGCCGGGACGAGGCGGTGGCCGTGGCCCGGCGCATCGAGGAGGCGGTGGCCGGACCCCTCCGGATCGAGGGCACCGAGCTCCGCATGACGGTCTCCGTCGGCGTGGCCACCTCCGACGGCACCCGGGAGGCCGAGGCCCTGGTGCGCGACGCCGACGCGGCCATGTACCGAGCCAAGGCCCGGGGCCGGTCCCGGGCCCCGATGGGGAGCGACTGA